Proteins encoded by one window of Branchiostoma floridae strain S238N-H82 chromosome 6, Bfl_VNyyK, whole genome shotgun sequence:
- the LOC118417584 gene encoding solute carrier family 35 member C2-like, whose translation MGKGTRTSVTRAKVGRHSTIKEVLVECAKTLGLVLFYYCFSISITFYNKAVLKGFHYPLSMTMNHFATNFVAAGVVRKIMEVYTGEKRVTLSWKQYIKRVGLTGIASSLDIGLSNWSFLYITVSLYTMSKSTCIIFILGFAILLKLEKPRCSLVVVILLIASGLFMFTYKSTHFNLEGFILVMTASVLGGLRWTLTQILTQKQEIGLHNPVDVIYHLTPVMMVGLFPLMVYNEGLSISIEKQLFRYHSVHILMMTVGKVMLGAMLAFMLGLSEFLLLHHTSSLTLSVSGIFKEIWTLLIDHFMNGTELAPVNIFGCIVCIAGITLHVVLKATHSKGGTKASEETMESANSLEMLIVNGDANPGSDEEEEVIYAHR comes from the exons ATGGGTAAAGGGACGAGGACCAGTGTTACCAGGGCTAAAGTCGGTAGACACTCCACTATAAAGGAGGTGCTTGTTGAATGTGCCAAGACTCTGGGGCTGGTGCTGTTCTATTACTGCTTCTCCATCTCTATAACATTCTACAACAAAGCTGTGCTGAAG GGCTTTCACTACCCCCTGTCCATGACGATGAACCATTTTGCGACCAACTTTGTGGCAGCAGGAGTAGTGAGGAAGATAATGGAGGTGTACACAGGAGAGAAACGTGTCACACTGAGCTGGAAACAGTACATTAAAAGAGTAGGACTCACAG GGATTGCAAGTTCCCTGGACATTGGCTTGTCCAACTGGAGTTTCCTGTACATAACTGTTTCTTT ATATACCATGTCAAAATCAACTTGTATCATCTTTATACTGGGGTTTGCTATTCTTCTTAAGCTTGAAAAGCCG AGATGTTCGTTAGTGGTAGTAATCCTGTTGATAGCAAGTGGCCTGTTCATGTTCACGTACAAGTCCACACACTTCAACCTGGAGGGGTTCATCCTGGTCATGACAGCCTCCGTTCTGGGGGGCCTGAGATGGACCCTCACACAAATACTCACACAAAAGCAGGAAATAG GTCTCCATAACCCAGTAGATGTGATCTACCACCTGACTCCTGTCATGATGGTGGGACTGTTCCCTCTCATGGTCTATAATGAAG GCTTGTCCATCTCCATAGAGAAGCAGCTGTTCAGATATCACAGTGTGCACATCCTGATGATGACAGTAGGGAAGGTCATGCTGGGAGCCATGCTGGCCTTCATGTTGGGACTGTCCGAGTTCCTCCTCCTCCATCATACCTCAAGCCTCACACTGTCTGTGTCAGGGATCTTTAAG gaaatcTGGACACTGTTGATCGACCATTTCATGAATGGTACAGAGCTGGCTCCTGTAAATATCTTTGGctgtattgtctgtatagcAGGGATCACCCTACATGTGGTCTTGAAAGCCACACACTCAAAAG GAGGTACAAAGGCTTCTGAAGAGACCATGGAGAGTGCTAACAGTCTGGAGATGTTGATAGTGAACGGAGATGCCAACCCAGGAtcagatgaagaggaggaggttATCTACGCACACAGATAG
- the LOC118417583 gene encoding centrosomal protein of 76 kDa-like — MALPPEKISELRQIIHNKLTQMDVHSRIRDAVSETMEESRVSERGGGAVGEEQVLESLRQRGIIDEILSEMSFEEEPPRDVRRPTKPATHFVDREDRIKTSTPAKKAAIDPTRRHLYLQVKGGKAFLEHLQEPEPLPGQVGPTFTLHVLFRGQRFRSKPVPCACDPDIQEGFLLELHSKGSGEAAQMADSTSLLSLCDPVHMVLIKTDVAGDTALLTSHYLEWRHVLAAQDGYTNTAVELMGVGTESKVPVGVLDIRLEILPHPVHTLAPDVITTQLNLEQSRRAERERLFLVYAKQWWREFLQIRGTNSSRLVKIFAQDENATNRPVCSFVRPLQAGRLLDTPRQAARFISLLTYEKASTVGGGPRAEQWCTMHAFLCRNKGDCEDHSVLLCSLLLGFGLDAYVCVGTKTNNTAHTWVLTLGMDGEATFWESLTGHRYSHQPINPDDPPAVEQPRPQYPYRSVGCVFNHQVFYANSQPTDAVEVCHFNFTDESGWKAMSEEAIKSVCGEGTLPLGPVFPPLCASLFDPGLLSADLELELRVLVTEHRKDLGLTTVWDNELSYLLTPALAAYEQERTTGQISGNEEFQQAIRRAVPDGHTFKGFPIQFLHRNARRAFAGCLRSPVCEEIVSCRGDHVRLAVRVRVFTYPEQACAVWIMFACKYRSIL; from the exons ATGGCTCTACCACCGGAGAAAATATCAGAACTCAGGCAGATCATCCACAATAAGTTGACTCAG ATGGACGTCCATTCCCGCATCCGAGATGCCGTGTCAGAGACCATGGAGGAGTCGCGTGTGTCGGAGCGCGGGGGCGGGGCGGTGGGCGAGGAACAGGTCCTGGAGTCGCTCCGACAGAGGGGGATCATCGACGAGATCCTGAGTGAGATGAGCTTCGAGGAGGAACCGCCCCGTGACGTCAGGAGACCGACCAAACCTGCCACTCACTTTGTGGATAGAGAGGACAGAATAAAGACCAGCACACCGGCCAAAAAAG CTGCCATTGACCCCACCCGGAGACACCTGTATCTCCAGGTGAAAGGTGGGAAGGCGTTTCTGGAGCACCTGCAGGAGCCGGAGCCCCTCCCCGGCCAGGTGGGCCCCACCTTCACCCTCCACGTGCTGTTCCGTGGCCAGCGCTTCAGGTCCAAGCCTGTACCCTGTGCCTGCGATCCTGATATACAGGAGGGCTTCCTGTTAGAACTCCACTCTAAAGGATCAG GAGAAGCAGCTCAGATGGCAGACTCCACCTCCCTCCTGTCCCTCTGTGACCCTGTCCACATGGTGCTGATTAAAACTGACGTGGCTGGGGACACTGCACTGCTGACATCCCACTACCTGGAGTGGAGACATGTACTTGCTGCCCAGGATGGGTACACCAACACTGCAGTGGAACTTATGGGTGTAG GAACAGAGTCCAAGGTACCAGTTGGTGTTTTAGATATACGGTTGGAGATTTTACCCCACCCCGTCCACACCCTTGCACCTGACGTCATCACCACACAGCTGAACTTGGAGCAGAGTCGACGGGCGGAGCGGGAGCGGCTCTTCCTCGTCTACGCTAAACAGTGGTGGCGGGAGTTCCTACAGATCAGGGGCACCAACAGCAGCAGGCTGGTCAAGATATTTGCTCAG GatgaaaatgcaacaaacagACCAGTCTGCTCCTTTGTCCGACCACTACAAGCTGGCCGCCTATTGGACACCCCGAGACAGGCAGCGCGGTTCATCAGCCTGCTGACCTATGAGAAGGCCTCTACTGTTGGAGGTGGGCCGAGGGCCGAGCAGTGGTGTACCATGCACGCCTTTCTCTGCAGAAACAAAGGA GATTGTGAGGACCACTCTGTGCTGCTGTGCAGCCTGCTGCTGGGGTTCGGGCTGGACGCGTACGTCTGTGTAGGCACGAAGACGAACAACACGGCGCACACCTGGGTCCTGACCCTGGGGATGGACGGAGAGGCCACCTTCTGGGAGAGCCTGACAGGGCACAG ATATAGTCACCAGCCCATCAACCCTGATGACCCCCCAGCAGTGGAACAGCCCAGACCGCAGTACCCTTACAGATCAGTAGGGTGCGTCTTTAACCACCAAGTCTTCTATGCCAACTCACAG CCGACAGACGCGGTTGAGGTTTGTCACTTTAACTTCACAGATGAGTCTGGGTGGAAGGCCATGAGTGAGGAGGCCATCAAGTCTGTATGTGGGGAGGGAACTCTG CCTCTAGGACCCGTGTTCCCCCCTCTGTGCGCATCTCTGTTTGATCCCGGGCTGCTGAGTGCAGATTTGGAGCTGGAACTCAGGGTACTTGTTACCGAACACAGGAAA GATCTTGGCCTGACAACAGTGTGGGACAATGAGCTCAGCTACCTTCTCACCCCGGCACTAGCAGCGTATGAGCAGGAGCGGACCACAG GGCAGATATCTGGTAATGAGGAGTTCCAGCAGGCCATCCGCAGAGCTGTCCCAGATGGGCACACATTTAAGGGCTTCCCTATCCAGTTCCTGCACAGAAATGCTCGCAGGGCCTTTGCTGGATGCCTCAG GTCGCCTGTCTGTGAAGAGATTGTGAGTTGTCGAGGAGACCACGTTCGCCTGGCCGTTCGTGTCCGCGTGTTTACGTACCCAGAGCAGGCCTGTGCCGTGTGGATCATGTTCGCCTGTAAATACAGATCTATCTTATGA